caaaggAAACACAACAATCAATGTGAATATCAAAGAATGAAGTGTATTTGTTGAATTTGTCAAGTAAAACTGTGATAATTTTGTGCAGGAATAGCTTTATCTCTGCGTAAAGACAGAGGAACAAGTGATGGTTTCACCATGGAGACATGTTCAGATTAGCAAAAGTGAATTAAAATCACCAGACAGAAGATATGTCTGCACATACAAGCCTGTTTTATCAAAACTTTTAAACCGTTAAAACCGTTCAAtcgaagcactttgaattgctttGTTGTTCTCTACAAGTAAACTTGCCTCAGTCGGAACTTTTGGGACCCATGCAGGGTTTTAAAATGCTGTATTTGACCTCAGATAATTATCTTTGTGActaaactctcaccaagaagTGGTTGAAATGtgagaaaataaaaacctgGTTCAGACACTCTGCAGTTTCCTGTTGCAGAGTTCAGATATTACACAGCAGAATGAGGCTGTTATCTGTTGTCCAACATCGGTTCTGCAGGCATGTTACAGTGAGCAGACGTGGAAAGCAAAGCAGTAACTGTTATTGTTCTGTAATCCTCTAAAGGAGGATCTGCTGCTCTTAAACCTGCTCTGATTTGGTCTTTTTTCAGCAGGATCAGGACCGAATAACTCAGACATTTGCCCTCCAGTGTGCAGCTTCTCGGGAAAACGTCAAGACACCTCCAAATGTAGATTTGCTTGCCGGTTGATAACAAATTAACTTGAGCAGGACGAGACAAGCTGGTTGAAAAAGTTGCTTAACAAGAGCTGTGAATGCAAAGTAAGGCTCATCTAAATCTAAATGTCAGTGGTCAATATTCTTTAGAAAATAATTGGCCGTTTAAAATGAGATATCACGGTTGAAGGGATAAAGCTCTGTCAGCTGCCTGATCTGTATGTCAGCCTAATTTCTTTTGCTAATGAATAGAAAACACCACTTTGTTTCCATAAACCATTAAAGCATCAGTATGTTTGgcagtagtcttcaggaatagttctccaggcttctggaaggacatcccaaagctcttctttggatgccggctgccttttgttaccacactgcttcagtaatgttgagctcccatgatgcacctctccatgcAGGCGTCCCTGGtctggtgttacgctgcttgttgtcgcctctctcctgtcctctcagcccccagctggtccaggtagatggttcctggttctggttctgatggaggtttcttcctgttcaaagggagtttcttctccccacagtcgcctcgtgcacgctcagcaCGCTCGGGACGCTCAGCACGCTCAGGACACTCAGGACGCTCagcacgctcaggacgctcaggacagattggatcagagagaagatgATACTATCTGTTGATTTAATTGCTTTTGTGTGAATTCGATTATCAGGGGACCGGAGGTTAACTGGGGACTGAGCTCTGTCCCGTTAACTTCACCTCGAACACATCTGACTTCCAGCACaactcaagaccactttaaaagcttAAGAAAAGAAGAACTGGGTGTTTGATTGAACACTGAAATCCTCTCAGTTGAGAATGAACAAAAGTGTTgcagaaaaaaagcaataaacAACTTTCTTTTATGCAGTTGTGGCCGTGTGTGTACAGCAGTAACACAGAATATACTGCCCCACTAATGCAACAATGATGCATCGTGTGTGGGATCGTCTCCTTTTCCTCCGCCATCCTTCTTGTCCAATTTAAGCTCTCTGTCAGCACACCGAGGACACGTACAGTCTCAAATGCAGTCCTGGAAAATAATACCCCACTCTCCTCTGGTCAATAATGTTGCATTTACACCGCAGCGTTATTGAGCACCACTCTAAAATAGGATTTGTCTCAACTACATAACTTCTCATAACAGAGATTTCACgagttttctttgtgtttcgGAACACCTCGGAGCAGGAAATCTCATCTGAGCAAGTCGTATTCCCATTAAACAACGCCGGTTTATGATGATTGAGCACACTGTGCTGCACGCTCAGATTTATCCAAACACATCCTGTATAAACTCTGTTGTGATTTACTCAGATGTTGCCTCCAGTTACCACATCTCATCTGAGCTCCTTGGAGACAGTTCTCAGACTGCTGCTCCTTGGTGAGTCGGCCATTGAGGCTTCTAATTGCTAATTCTGTCAGTTTAATTAAAGTTCAAACTACAGGAGCCCCTTTAAACCATCCAAGCATATCTCTGGGTGAAgtccttcacatatatatatatatatatattcatgtaTAAGCAATTTTTAAAACAAGAGTTTCCACgtggagcaaaaagaaaagcGAACAGAAAGCATGACCATAAGTATGAAAGTGAACTGGCTCCATCAGCTCTTCAGCTCTCTTTGGATTTGTTTGACAGTTTTTATTAAATTTCAGGATTGCATTTGTACACATGATGGCATATCTTTTGAAACGAGCCcagttttgatttatttttctcgTGACGAAGCAAACGTAAGCCCGTCGCCTCTTCCTTTGTACATTCCACTCGCTGCtaacagagatgggaccaagtcacacatgtgcaagtctcaagtaagtcccaagcaattttttcttgggcaagtcaccttattattgcaattttacctgcagaatctgatcttaataaagtgaaaacacaaagatataagtaactgtcagtgaacatcattggccaatgtgtccaacctgtccaccccgtatcatatcaagctaacgttagctaactaccgactaggctaacgggataatattagctaattagacgagcacttactggtcagaatggatcttcaaatgacgaacaaagttggaagttatgctagatgcttaacactcaagtcatcgtgtctcaagtcaagtcaagtgccgagtctttaacttccaagtccgagtcgagtctcaagtctttttttttgtcaagtcacaagtcatcaaaacagcaactcaagttgacttgagtccaagtcacagtgactcgagtcctcATCTCTGGCTGCTAAACCAGTGGATTCAACCCTGACCGCCTGCACCGCTCACTGCGACGCTGATGTTCTTCTATTCTTAAACCAATGGTGGGAATGGTGGTGACTATCTCTTATAGCTGTTTTTCCAGCAGCATTCTCATCTCTTTTTTGCCACACAGGCCCCTTGAATAAATTTGTGAATACATTCTCCACGGTGGCAaagctctaaaaaaaaacagctttctcAGCCCAAAACATTGTTCTGTTTTCCGTGAGTGTTCATCTCCCCGTCTGTCTTTTATCTGATCTCTATTTCTTGATCCTgggccaaacagaaacaaacgttgCCTGTAGCCACTTAGAATAACaagcagctttagctgcagtctgcagggcCAAATTATCCCTCCTGAAGCGTGAAATCCACTCGACATGTGACTGGAGAAGGTAAGGAGAAGGGCTGAAAAGGAGGAGGCCAAGGAGGAATCTCAAAGGATTTCATACCTGAACaagcaacaaataaaaacaactgcAGCACAATCTGACTTCAGTTCAACTGCAGCtcgacaatggctgtgttcgaaaccgcatactgcataatgaccgatcagacagtatgcagagcgtttacccacaatgcatttcgctcctgcccgagctgaaatcagccggcctgaagctgatttctcttaagctctaaactctgtaaactttagcaacatttgaaacattttcaggtgagaaagtagtcgtttagatccccaacgtgttgaaaacctgacaaaataccggctatttacaattttgttcccacgaattcggtgctactaaagctagccgcagtgagcaacgcacttccggttattttcacaaaataaaatacctgttgccttttatcatagggaaagccattacgacacaattggtgcttttgttttgaaaacaggaagtgaacctaccttcgttgtagctagcttgaaactgcagttttgacaggaaatgacgatcggcgacgtcacgttacgttgcatcttgggtagtttgagtatgagtagtaacctcatgatgcatacccaacatttcggagaatctagtatgcatctgggaacttcttGCATACTAaaacttgcatactaactcaaaaagttagtatgagtagtaggagaagtatgcagtttcgaacactgTTGTGTCTTCTTGGTGAATAAtgaatacaaaacaaaataaaccattAGTTTAATTAAACCTCCGTCCTGTTGTATACGGTTAGCGCACTGAAGGAGAAGCCGTGTTGCGGTTAGTAATTTGAAGCAAAGACGCTGCCCTGCGAGTGTCACCAGAGGATGGCGCCACACAGTCATAGTTGCAGCAGTCATTCGTGATTGTAAGTGAGTAGAAGAAGAAATGTCaaagaaaaaccaacaacaacTGTGGTGGACATAGACATAGAAAAATAGACAGAGCTCCCTTTCATCTCTGTAAATAGTTGGGATGTTATATCTTGGAGGATGCCGATGAGCCACGTCAGTAGCTCTAATGTGCATAAAGTCTTCTGCTAAACAGTTTTACAGTTTTTCACCTTCTCTCATAACTGCGAATAAAAAGCAGGAATGTTTCTCATTTCTGCTGTTGAGAAAGCAGCTTTGCATTTGTCCCCTTCGCTGTCTGTAATTAGTCTGTGCTTAGCTCTTAGGGTCTGACAGCAAATGTTAAATATGAACTAATTAGGCTGATGGCCTTCAAATTCCCAATTCCAATGATTTTCAGAGAAAGATGAACCATCTGAAGCATATTCATAGCCAACACGCGTACAGTGCTCAGCTGAACCTGCACACTTATGCAAGACTTTAACAGCAATTAATAGCTTGCTTTAAAGGAGGAGAGAAGTTAATCGCAGCACTTTTTCTTGTTGCTTTTTCTAGTTCTTGACATTTTTTCCCCCAGTAATTCCCCAATTAAAGGAAGTTCACTGTACTGTAGTGAGGCAGGCTTCTTAAAGGAGACTCAGTTCATGAATTCTTGACAAGAATTAAACCACATATGCGGAGGACTAATGTTTACCTAATGAATAAGACCAACCTGTGTCCAAACTGTTAGCTGGGCTCTGAATACAGGAGTTTTAGGGGTTATTTGTCACATATTTTTCCCAATGGACATATAGAAATTAAACAAGAGCCTCACAGAATAATGTGAAAAATCACAGAAACTAGAAAAAACGTTAGATTCAGGTTCAAGTACACCTCGAGATAGCACCTGTTTCACTTCCTTATTCACcgttttctttaaattttacaGATGTAGGCAACACAGTTTCCCAGTTAAAGTTAGGCAGTAAGggtgtttttttaattgcaagGTATGATGTCACTCTTTCTTTGCTTCATAATCCATGCTGTGATTAATTCAGCAGACAATTTCATTCTAAGCAACTTAGAAGTGGGAAGTAAGGAATAAAGAGCGGTCACTGCACTGAATGAGTTAGCATCCAGAAGCCCGGTGGTGGTTACCTGGCTGGGGCCATGTTATGGAAAACTTCTTGGTTAGGTCTAAGAAAACATGTGTGATATAGTAACATCTGCTGGCATAAACTTGAAAGAAGCGAAGTTTGGGGTATCATTTTGAGCTCCAGTCGTTATGTGGTGGTGCAACCCGATGCGTCGGTATATAACTTGTTTCTTCTAAGCCAACAAAAGCAAAACTACGCTCATTTTGGGTGGGATCAGGATGCCGAAAGATCACtctaaattagggctgggcgagttaactcgttattatcgcgttaacttgttgattatttaacgcagataaatattttatcgcgcattaacgcaggttttattattgtaaaagtctgttgaatgaatcacattcacacagttacagcaaacaccacgaagcaaggagaaataaaataaagataaactaggaggtaacatcaccgttacaggtgtgaagctcacagagctaaccggcgctacttcctgtttttacttgtttcaacataaaagcccgtatttcaaaataaataaaaaaaaaactcctgcatttacagccaagttgaattgtcttctcagcgtagtagttccagtctaaaatatcacttaaaggcaaaacacacaactgatagcagcaagtcattcaaggaaacagacagtggagcgaggcttctacataaaaactacagaaagatgctgatattaaaagtgtgtttgcacaacaaatgttatggcactttcatttatatggcagcacatttaaaataaaactaaatgctaaaagctatacgctacttttggattaatttttggattttgcgtacaaatgcgattaatcgcgattaatcaggaaaatcatgtgattaattagatgaaaacttttaatcgttgcccagccctactctaAATATAACACACTGGAACCTGAAAATGCACCGATTCACGGTGCACTGAAAAATGAAGCTAAAGTCTTTGCGCCGCTTTGATTCGTCACGCCAAGCGGCCACGACAAAACAGCAGAATGGGTTAAATTTTGATCCCCATCCGGATCACATCAAACACGTTTCATGTATGGGAATTAAAATCCAGGAGCTTAAGATCTCAGAGGAGATGAGCGGAGCAGTCGCTAATGAGCtgtagcctgcgttagcaaggTACACGTGCTCAAATAAAACCGATAAGACTTTGAATGAACTTTGTCTTAAAAGCAGTCCTCAAAACAAATTCTCTCAGCCTCCGTTACTGCACAGTAAAGGCGTTCGTTTGCAGATACACAATTTAAAAATTTGTGGATGCAAAACTGCAACCGAGCATTAAGAACAAATAGCATGATGGGGCCTGGTTGAAGCGCCACAATAAGCTCTCCTTTGGACAGAGTGTTCGCCCACCTAAAGGTTTGTGTGCTTGGTTGAGGCATAAATTGGTGTATTGATGAAAACGAGACAAGGTGCAGTGGAAAAGTGCAACAAAACCTCAGACCTGGGAGCAGAAATTAAGCTTCAAGATTCAAATtcatatacaaaacaaacaaaaaaacgtcTAATTACCAGTATTCTTACAcaacattttttgtttgtttgaagttCAGCCGGTGTCTTTTCAATAAGTGGCTCGAGCTGATCTCAGATGATCTCAAAGAATCAAACTTTTTTGGTCTAAACGTAAAAGCTGTGGGTGATTTCCACCTGACCAGAAAGGTTGGGAAAAATGTAACCAACCAGGTCAACCAGCTGGGAACGTCACTGCACTGAGTCTCTACTAGCAAGGAGAACAATGTAAAGCCTTTAGATGGAAGTATTTGCAGTGGCTTTGTTATCATATTTTTCTATTACAGTCAGGAAGACGGGACTCCTCCTTGGACCGTCTCATGCAAGCTTATAATAACTAGATTTACGAGGATAAGGAACGAAGACAGATGACATGGGGCTCCTGCGTCCGTCTGTTAAACTATGTATGTGTTTGCAGGCTTGTCTGTACAGAAGTTTTCTATCTCTGCATGAATTTTGCgacagaaaaactaattaaaaGGCAGAGAATATGCATGAACCGGAGCAGCAGTTCAGAGATATGTTATCAAAAGAACTGCCGGGCATCTGAGCATGCAGTTAGAAATATTCAACCTCCGGCAGAGCGGAGGAAGAAGCAGTGGAAAGTCTATGGACTcgtggaaaaaacaaacaaaaaaaacacaaagtttaTATCTATGTACACTAGTCCCATTTCTTTGGGGGGAGTTAcatccaaaacaacaacagcagcacagGAGACAGTAGCATGAGAAGGTGGAGACAGCCTGCCAGATGATCTGCGCTCCCCCTTAGAGACTCCTGGTTGAGCTCCTCCTTGTTCGGAGAGACGGAATCTGCTGGATGGCTGTTCCGGTTGGAGCACATGTCGTAAAGGTTTCCAGAGAACTGCATCTTCTTTGACTCCTGGCGTAGGGACTCCCAGACGGCCGCCGCCTCCTCTGGACAGCCAGCCATCGCCACGTTGGCGCAGTCATGGAACTCATCCCACGACCTGCAGAACACAAAGGACAGAGAGAGACGGACGGGACGACACCGTTAGACGGGACGCCAGCTGGCACTGAAGcagtaaaaactagggctgggcgagtaaACTCGTTAGTTATTaaacaataaacattttatcgcgcattaacacaggttttatttttattttttacaaaaaaaaaatttttaaatgtttataaGAATTATTTTGTGCCTTTCATGGATATGAAagtttagagagacaggaagttggggtagagagagggggaacgacacgcagaaCAGGgacgtccgatgtgggactcgaaccggggccagctgcagcgaggactatagcctctgtacatggggcgcctgctcagccactacgccacagaccaccccggttttattatttattttattattgtaaaagtcttttgctcacaggcttttattttgtaaaagtctgttgccctcaggcttttattttgtaaaagtctgttgctgtctgctgtggaacaggaaaagaaagtaatcggcggatccaccaaacatggagaagggtacggaacttttactcggccattttcatgttaaagttcttccagacggcggagtcgacagaaccaaagtcatctgtaaacactgccaagttgaattgtcttctcagcgtagtagttccagtctaaaatatcacttaaaggcaaaacacacaactgatagcagcaagtcattcaaggaaacagacagtggagcgaggcttctacataaaaactacagaaagatgctgatgttaaaagtgtgtttgcacaacaaatgttatggcactttcattcatatggcagcacatttaaaataaaactaaatgctaaaagctatacactacttttggattcatttttgcattttgcgtacaaatgcgattaatcgtgattaatcagggaaatcatgtgattaattagattaaacattttaatcgttgcccagccctagtaaaaacATTCATAAACAATGTGAAAAACTTTCAATTTGGACATATTAGGAGAAGCAGATATTTGACCCTTTATAAGGAGGCGGGGCAGCTCGATGCgtccatcggtgtatgaatgtgtgtgaatgcttCGAACAAAGCACGAGTGTGTGAGCGAATGGGTGAATGCGGCATGTTGTGTGAAAGCTCTTTGAGTGGTCAGACTAGAAAAGTGATATACAAGTACGGTGCATTTACCATTTAAGAAAGTGTGAATCAATAACTACCTTCTCATAATGGCTAAACTGTTTGGGTGGTAATGAGTTCATACTGGAAGGACTTACAGTTGCTCGCTTCCCAGTTGAGCAGCCATAAAGGTCCTGATTCTCACGCGaatagattttttcttttcctaaCGGCTCTAATGCAGTCGGACAGACTGGAAATAAAGATGGATGACTGTTTGCAGAGTTTTTGCAGGAGGACGGAGACGTAGTGGTGAGGTCTGGCAACCAATGAGGCAGCCTGCATTACTGTAACTATCCATTGGAGGTTGGATAAGCTGAAACGAGTCTGTTTGACTTGTATTTACTCCCAGTCTGCCTGGTTACACTTGGAAATGATAGCTTTACTCTACTTGTGTCATGGCCATGGggtttttccccatgtttttagttcttttgtgttttttcatgttttagttttgccattgtttttattgtttgtttatttagacTCTCTGTTTTCTCACAGTCTTTGTGAAATCCTTATAATCCTTATAATCCTTAATCCtccggctgtgttcgaaattgcatactacatacttccatactgcatactgatcgatcagacagtatgcagagcgtttacccacaatgcatttcgctcctgcccgagctgaaatcagccggcctgaagctgatttctcttaagctctaaactctgtaaactttagcaacatttgaaacatttcaggagagaaagtagtcgtttagatccccaacgtgttgaaaacctgacaaaataccggctgtttacaattttgttcccacgaattcggtgctactaaagctagccgcagtgagcaacgcacttccggttactttcacaaaacaaaatacccgttgccttttatcataggaaaagccattacgatacaattggtgcttttgttttgaaaacaggaagtgaacctaccctcgttgtagctagcttgaaactgccgttttgacaggaaatgacgatcggcgacgtcacgttacgttgcatcttgggtagtttgagtatgagtagtaacctcatgatgcatacccaacatttcggagaatctagtatgcattcgggaacttctcacttactcaaactcgcatactaactcaaaaagttagtaggagtagtaggagaagtatgcggtttcgaacacagccacgttctttgttttgtttggtcttagccatgttttcttttccaaagtctagttttgtcatccggcttaGTCACGctttatgttaaccttgttttttagaataaaccaagtttgcttctACCTTTTGAAAAGTCCGTGTCCTTCCACGCCTCACACACCACCCAACCGTGACAACCTGGTGCACTCCAGTCTTTGAGAATAAATCTTTTCGTGTCAAATCCTCAGTGAAAATGTCAGTATCCAGGAGTATGAAATCCCCGTGAAACGTTTTATTCTTGTGACTGCTGTCAGCAGCGACCCCCTGCTGTGAAAGGAAGGGTCTGCATCCCTCAGATCAGGACGCTGTGACAGCAACCTGAAGTTCCCAAATCCAGATACGGCTGAAAAAAAGTCTAATCGCCTAAGATTTAATTCTTAATTTCTGAACTGACTGCAGGAGTGAGAGTGAGCTGAACCACACAGAGCGAGGGGGTAAAGTGTTGCTGCACATACTCTGTGAACGTATTGTGACATCCCAGACTACAGTCTAAGTTGTGCTTTCTCACGCGCTCAATACTTTCATATCATATCTTGTTTTGTAGCCTCCACTTTCCCTTTCCTTCAGATTCGCTCCCACTGGCATCATTTCCACTCTCCCGTCTCCCAGAGCCAATCACCTGAGCCGTGGTGGCGGTCCGGTGTTTCTTCCAGGTGCTTCTAAACGTCCTGCGACCTTGCTTGTTAAAGGCTTTCCCACCTTCTGCTACACTGCTGTCTTCCACGGTCGCTAATTAGCTGACTTCCTGTGTACTGAGCCTGTTGGCTTGCCCTTTAGATTTGGTAGCTTTGCTTGGACTGACGACTTTCTGTAACTGATAAGAAACTTGGATTTTACTCCGTCTTACATCCTGAGCACATCTAGTTACATGTCTTTTTATTAATGAGTGAAGGAGTTaagatatttcagttttttttctagaTATTTAAGCACATTTGTCGGGCAGAATAAAAACTACTGAaagtctttaaagggatagttcgcctcttttgacatgaagatgTCATTCCATATTATCAACATCATTCAGCTTGTGTGGCTTTAGTCAGCTCTGCAACATCCATTCACCTCAAAGCCTATAAATGTATGTCAGAATTCAACTATTAATCTATCCGACAGGTCTGAAATGTACTGTTCAAATGCACAATGTCGTCTAAGACACAATGCGTGTGATTAAGGGTATTT
This genomic interval from Odontesthes bonariensis isolate fOdoBon6 chromosome 7, fOdoBon6.hap1, whole genome shotgun sequence contains the following:
- the nrn1la gene encoding neuritin 1-like a, which translates into the protein MSTKPIIEVLSPCSVAAASPRRCHSIYKGFAQCLMALGDSLTDTARKDEDTHEIHSICRSWDEFHDCANVAMAGCPEEAAAVWESLRQESKKMQFSGNLYDMCSNRNSHPADSVSPNKEELNQESLRGSADHLAGCLHLLMLLSPVLLLLFWM